A DNA window from Paraburkholderia sp. IMGN_8 contains the following coding sequences:
- the atpD gene encoding F0F1 ATP synthase subunit beta, with protein sequence MSAHLATPPSTIPSAATDGHVLAVRGAVVDVMFADDTLPPVNDALLIVSDDLAPVLAEVQAHLSETTVRALALQSTAGLRRGARVSVGGGPIEAPVGETVLGRLLDVTGATRDDGKTLSPHIERRPIHRAAPPLASQKGTTTLFATGIKVIDLLAPLAQGGKAAMFGGAGVGKTVLVMELIHAMVERYQGISVFAGVGERSREGHEMLLDMRTSGVLARTVLVYGQMNEPPGARWRVPFTALTIAEYFRDERRQNVLLLMDNVFRFVQAGAEVSGLLGRMPSRVGYQPTLASEVASLQERIVSVGDVSVTAIEAVYVPADDFTDPAVTAIAAHIDSMVVLSRAMAAEGMYPAIDPIASSSILLDALVVGEEHAAVATEVRRIIEHYRELQDVISLLGIEELGAEDRTLVGRARRLQRFLTQPFAVTEAFTGEAGRSVALADTIAGCKAILAGECDAWQESSLYMIGTLEEGRLKEQTAAQHGVAQATEQSK encoded by the coding sequence ATGTCGGCTCATCTGGCAACACCACCTTCGACAATTCCGTCAGCCGCTACCGACGGGCATGTGCTCGCCGTGCGTGGCGCGGTTGTCGACGTCATGTTTGCCGATGACACGCTTCCCCCCGTCAACGACGCGCTCCTCATTGTCTCGGACGACCTCGCGCCAGTTCTCGCCGAGGTGCAAGCCCACCTGAGCGAAACAACCGTGCGTGCGCTAGCGCTGCAATCGACGGCGGGATTGCGGCGCGGCGCCCGCGTGAGCGTGGGCGGCGGACCCATTGAAGCGCCAGTCGGCGAAACTGTTCTGGGCAGGCTGCTGGATGTAACCGGAGCGACACGCGACGACGGCAAGACCTTATCCCCGCACATCGAGCGCCGCCCGATTCATCGCGCAGCGCCGCCGCTCGCGTCGCAGAAAGGCACCACGACGCTCTTCGCCACGGGAATCAAGGTGATCGATCTGCTCGCGCCGCTCGCCCAGGGCGGCAAGGCGGCGATGTTCGGCGGAGCAGGGGTCGGCAAGACCGTGCTGGTCATGGAATTGATCCATGCGATGGTGGAGCGCTATCAAGGGATTTCCGTATTCGCGGGCGTCGGCGAACGCTCACGCGAAGGGCACGAAATGCTGCTCGACATGCGCACGTCCGGCGTGCTGGCGCGCACCGTGCTGGTCTATGGACAGATGAACGAGCCGCCCGGCGCCCGCTGGCGCGTGCCCTTTACCGCGCTGACAATCGCTGAGTATTTCCGCGACGAACGCCGGCAAAACGTTCTGCTGCTGATGGATAACGTGTTCCGTTTCGTGCAGGCGGGTGCGGAGGTGTCCGGCTTGCTGGGGCGCATGCCGTCCAGAGTCGGCTACCAGCCCACGCTCGCGAGCGAAGTCGCAAGCCTGCAGGAGCGCATCGTGTCGGTCGGCGACGTCTCGGTCACCGCAATCGAAGCGGTGTACGTGCCGGCCGACGATTTCACCGACCCCGCGGTGACCGCGATCGCCGCGCACATCGACAGCATGGTCGTGCTATCGCGCGCGATGGCCGCCGAAGGCATGTATCCGGCGATCGATCCGATCGCCTCGTCGTCGATCCTGCTCGATGCGCTGGTGGTCGGCGAGGAGCACGCGGCGGTCGCCACCGAGGTGCGCCGGATCATCGAACATTACCGTGAGCTGCAGGACGTCATCTCATTGCTCGGTATCGAGGAACTGGGTGCCGAGGACCGCACCCTCGTGGGGCGTGCGAGGCGCTTGCAGCGCTTCCTGACGCAGCCGTTCGCCGTGACCGAAGCCTTTACGGGCGAAGCGGGCCGTTCGGTGGCGCTCGCCGATACGATCGCCGGCTGCAAGGCGATTCTGGCAGGCGAGTGCGATGCGTGGCAGGAAAGCTCGCTCTACATGATCGGCACACTCGAAGAAGGCCGCCTCAAAGAGCAAACCGCTGCGCAACACGGCGTGGCCCAGGCCACGGAGCAGTCGAAATGA